The genomic stretch ACGCTCTCTAAGCTCTCCTCGCGCCCGCGCGGGCCGGAGAAGAAGTCCTGGCGGATCCGGTGTTTGCGCGTGAAGTTCGTCACGACGTAGGTGGGCTTCTCGCTAACGACGCCGACGTACTCGGTCCACTGGCGCGCGTCGGTGAACACCCGGTCGGGCTCGGCGAGTTCCTGGAGCGCCGCCAGGTCGAACGCCAGCGTCATGTCGCCGCTTCCGTCCATGCTCATATACCCGTACTCGGCCGGGCCGCCCGAAAACGGTACCGCTTCGGGCTACTCCAATCGCGCCATCTCCTCGTCGGAGAGTTCGATCCCCGACGCCGCAACGTTCTCCTCTACGTGCTCGACGCTCGACGTCCCCGGAATCGGCAGCGTGACGGGCGATCGCTGGAGCAACCACGCCAGCGCGATCTGGGAGTCGCTGGCGTCGTGAGCCTCGGCGATCTCCGAGACGGCGTCGGCCTTCCCACCGAGGTCGTCGTCGCCCGAGCCGATGGGCGACCACGGGATGAAGCCGATATCGGCGTCCTCACACGCTTCGAGAACGTCCTCGTCGGAGCGATCGCCGACGTTGAACTCGTTCTGGACGGTCGCGACCTCGACGATGTCGCGCGCAGTCTCCAACTGCTCGACCGAGACGTTGCTCACGCCGACGTGATCGACGTAGCCCTCGTCCTTGAACTCGGCCATCTGCTGGACGGAGTCCTCGAAGGGCGTATCGGGATCCGGTCGGTGGAACTGATAGAGGTCGATCGAGTCGACGCCGAGGCGATCCAGACTGCCCATCAGCGCGTCCTGGAGGTACTCGGGGTCGCCACACGGGGGCCAACTGCCGTCGAGGGTCCGCCACAGGCCGCCCTTGGTCGCGACGACCACGTCCTCGTAGTCGGGGCCAAACGTTTCGCCGATCAGGCGCTCGCTCACGCAGGGGCCGTACGAGTCCGCGGTATCGACGAAGTCGACGCCGATCTCGCGGGCGCGTTCGAGGACTTCCTTCGCTTCCTCCTCGTCCTCGGGCGGGCCGATGATCTCCTCGCCGGTGATCCGCATTCCGCCGAAGCCGAGTCGATGAACGGTCAACTCGCCGCCGATGTCGAACGTGTCGCTCTCGTTTTCTACCATCGGTTCGGAAAACGGGCTCCAGTACCTTCGGTGTGTGCCTCGGAGCGGGCCTTACCAGTAGTCGGAACGTGAGTTCGTCATCCGGTTTCGACGGAGGAAGGAATCAGTCGCGTGTCTCTCGGATCGATATGACCGGAATGAATAAATATAATCGTGCTGATCAGAAACCAGTGGATCACTCGGTCAGCACCATCGTACGTGACTGGAAAACAATCTTAATATATATCGTTATCGGACTAGTTTTACTTCTGTTTGTAGTCTTTGCCCCTGAAATCGCGTTCTACGCTGCTCTTGTCGTATTCGTTCTCGGGGCAGTGGTTCTCTTCCTCTCAAGCGATGCATGAATCGACCGTCTCTATACCGCTTCACGAACCCTCCGAAATAGAAAACCGTATCGCGAACGATGAGCGACCTACTGCGAGACTGCGAGCTGGTCCAGATCGAGCTCCTCTTCGAGCAAGACGTCCGTCTGGCCCGAAACGTCGATCTCCTCGCGCATGAGCTTTTTCAGGCGGGTCTGGGGAGCGAGATCGCCGATCAGTACGCCGCCGACGACCTTGCCGTCCTTGATCGCGATGCGGCGCCACTCGGTGTCGGAGTACTTGCGCTCGACGTGCTGATCGCCGAGGGTGGGGTGGCCAAACGAGAGGAACGGGAAGTCGAAATGGGTAATCGAGTAGGAGGACACCCAGCGAAACGCTTCGCTCTCCTCGTCGGCGGTCATGTTGACGCCAGCGATCTTCCCCTGTTCTTTGGCTGAGCCCCACGAGCCGTTCTGGGCGTACTCGCCGAGGATGGTATCGTAAAAGCGGGTGAGGTCACCAGCGGCGTAGATGTCGTCGACGTCGGTCTGCATGTACTCGTCGACGACGACGCCCTCGTCCTGCTCGATGCCCGACCCTCGCAGGTACTCGGTGTTGAAGTCCAGCCCGATGGCGATGCCGACGAAGTCGGCCTCGAAGCGCTCGCCGTTGGGATCGATCGCGGCTGTCACGTGCCCCGAGTCGTCGGTCTCGAAGTGGTCGACGCCGCTGTCGAAGACCGGCTCGACGCCCTTCTCGCGCAGGCCGTCGTGGATGATTTCCGCGCCATCGAGCGAGAGGGCGTACCGCCACCAGCGATTGCCCCGCATGAGGTACTTCCCGTCGACGCCCTGTGCACCACAGATCGCCGCCAGGTCGATTCCCAGCAGTCCCGCGCCGACGGCGACGCCCTTCTCGGCCTCGCTTGCGTCCTCCTCGATCTTTCGAGCGTCTTGGAACGTCCAGAAGTGGTGGACCCCATCGGCGTCGCTGTTCTCGACGGGCAGTTGCGTGGGGGTACCACCGGTCGCGATCAGCAGCTTGTCGTACGCCAGATCGTCGCCCTCGTGGGTGTGGACGACGTGGGCCTCGGGGTCGATGTGAGTGACGTGGGTGTCGAGCGAGAGGGTGATGTCGCGCTCCTCGTACCAGTCCTCGTCGTGGATGGAGATCGGCGCTTCGGGGAGTTTCCCCTTCGCGAACTCCTTGATGAGGATGCGGTTATAGAGCGGTTCACCCTCGTCGGTTACGACCGTGATATCCGCGTCGGGGTCCTTCTCCCGGAGGGTTTCGGCGGCGGAACTGCCCGAGATCCCATCGCCGATGATCACGTACGACTGGGTCATGGCGGGGGGTTCGACACGAGGGGTAAAGTCGGTTGCTATTCCGAGAGCGATCGCGTCGGGACGTTCAAGGGTGTGGCGTTCCAAGTCGCACACATGAAGATCCGACAGAACCCGCGCCACTGGGCCGCCAAAAAGGCGCTGTCGACGCCCGGCATCCGCGAGGTCACGAACTACGGATTGGTCAAGATGCACACGCGGATCTTCCTCGGGAAGGCCGACGAGAGCCGCCAGGAGGAGCGCCGGGCGCATCTCGACGCCTTCTTCGACGCGACGATGGACACCTACCTGCGCGCGCTCGAAGAGGACTTCGACGAGGCGGGTGCCCGCGAGATCACCCACGTCCAAGCCAACTTCGACTTCTACAACCACGGATGGACCGAGATGATGGAGGTCCCCGTCGACGAGCTCGAGGACCACTACGAGCGCTACGCGAACTTCTTCGAGCGCTACGACATCACGATCGATGATCCCCTCGGGACCTTCCGCCCCGCCGACGGGATCGCCGAGGCGCCCGCGACCCTCGAAAAGCTCGACGCCCCCGAGCATCCCCACGCGGAGGGCGGGTTCGCCGACGACCTCTACGTCGAGGACGAACGCGGCGAGGTCGGTGTCGGCGGCGGGGAGGAACCGGAGGACGTCGACGTGAGCAGCGCGCCCGGTGTTCGTGAGGAAGGCGACGCCTGACGGCACCGGGAGACGCTACCTTTTTGCCCACCCTCCGGAAAGGACGGGCATGGTTACCGTGCGGGCCCCCGCGACGAGCGCGAACCTCGGCAGCGGCTTCGACGTCTTCGGTGCGGCGCTCTCGAAGCCCGCCGACGTCGTCAGGGTCGAGCCCGCCGACGAGACGACCATCGAGATGCGCGGCGCCGGAAGCGAGTTCATTCCCGAGGACCCCGAGAAGAACGTCGCCGGCGCGGTCGCCGAGGCGATGGACGGTCCGGCGAAGATCCGGATCGACAAGGGGGTACGTCCCTCGTCGGGACTCGGCTCCTCCGCGGCCAGCGCGGCGGCGGTCGCCGTCGGGATCAACGAGGCGTACGATCTCGGCCACTCCCGCGAGGAGCTGGTCCCCTACGCCGCCGAGGGCGAGGCGCTAGTCTCGGGCGAGGCCCACGCCGACAACGTCGCGCCCGCAATCATGGGCGGCTTTACGATCGCGACGCCCGACGGCGTTACGCAGGTCGACGCCTCGATCCCGTTGGTGGTCTGTCTGCCCGAGATCGTGATCTCGACGCGGGACGCCCGGCGGGTCGTCCCCCGCTCGGCGCAGGTCTCACAGGTCGTCGAGTGTGTCGGTCGGGCCGCCACGCTCGTCGCGGGGATGTTCCGGGACGATCCCGAACTCGTCGGACGGGGCATGGAGGACGGGATCGTCACGCCTGCTCGCGCGGAATTGATCGACGGCTACGCCGATGTCCGCGAGACCGCCCTCGAAGCGGGCGCGACCGGAGTCACGGTCAGCGGCGCGGGTCCGGCGATCGTCGCGGCCTGTGGGGAGAACCGGCGAAAGCCCATCGCCAGCGCGATGCTCGATCGCTTCGATGAGGAGGGGATCGAGGCCCGCGCCTACCAGACGGAGGTCGGTCGCGGTGCGGAACTGTTCTGAAGCCGGTCAGTCGAGGGTGAGGACTTCGCCTCGCTCGGCGCTCTCGGCGAGCGCGTCGATGGCCTCCATGTTTGCGACCGCTTCCTCGCCGCCCGTCCGGGGCGGATCGCCGGATTCGGCGGCCGAGGCGAACTGTTCGACTTCGAGGCGGAACTGGTCGACCGGGTCGAAGGTCTCCGTGCCCTCACGGCCGTCGACTCGATACGTGAGTTTCGTCTCCTTCTCGGTCGGCGCGTCGAAGGCGTCCTCGACCTCGATCCAGCCGTTTTCCCCCTCGACGCGGTAGCGCTGGACCAATTGCGAGTCGAAGCCCGAGGCGATCCGGGCCGAGGCACCGTCGCCGAACTCCAGTACTCCTGCAAGATCGGTGTCCACGCCGGCGTTCCGCGAGTCGTGGGCACTCGCGAAGGCCCTCTCAGGTTCGCCGAGGAAGAGCCGCGCCACGGAGACGGGATAACAGCCCACGTCCATCAGGCTCCCGCCGGCCAGCTCCGGCGAGAGGCGCACGTCCCCGGGATCGTCCAGCGGGAACTTGAACGTCGCCGACATCGAATGAACCCCCTCCAGCTCCTCACGTGCGAGTTCGACCGCGCGCTCGGTGCGGGGATGGTACCGATACATGAATCCCTCCATCAGCGTCACGTCCCGGTCGCGACAGTGTTCGACGACCGCGCGGGCCTCCGCGGCGTCCGCGGCGAGGGGCTTCTCACAGAGCACGTCGAGCCCGGCGTCGGCCGCCGCTCGCGTCCACTCGGCGTGCAACCCGTTGGGAAGCGGGACGTAGACCGCATCTATCCCCTCGTCCTCGAGCAGCGCCTCGTAGCTCCCGTAGTGGCGCGGGATCGCGTACTCTTCGGCGACGCTTCGCGCGCGCTCGCCGTCGCGCGAGGCGATCGCCCCGACCGCGTGGTCGCTTGCCTCCACCGCCGGGAGGAACGCCTTCCGTGCGATACCCGCCGTACTCAGGACTCCGAACTCCATACCGGACGGTCGTACGGTCGGTATAAAAACCCCGAGACGATGCCGCGCATCCGTCCCATCGGCCGGCCGTCCCGAAACGCGAGTGGCTACGCAAAGTATAAATTCTCCTCCACTAAATAGAGATTTAGACATGTCTAATTCAGTTCGTGGGGTATCGTTCGCGGAGCGTGGGCCGTATGTCTGAACTGCTCGAAATCCTCGTCGGCTCGGTCCGAGACGGGTTCGTCCAGGTGAGCGCGTTCGTCGCGATCACGGTCGTCGTCTTCAGCTACGTCCAGTACCGGACCGGCGGGCGGCTCGTCGAGCGCCTCGAACGAAACGAGCGCGCCCAGCCGCTGATCGGCGCGCTGTTCGGACTGACACCGGGCTGTGGCGGCGCGATCGTGATGATGCCGCTGTACGTCCGGGGGAGCGTCAGCTTCGGGACCGTCGTCGCGACGCTGATCGCCACCGCGGGCGATTCGGCGTTCGTCATCCTCGTGCTCGCGCCCGAGGCCGCGTTATACGCGTATGGAATCTCCTTTCTCACGGCGGTCGTCTCGGGGTACGCGATCGACCGCTTCGGTCTCGGCGTTGCCCGTGTCGACCGCGCGGTCGCCCGCCTGCGACCGGCGGCCACCGACGGCGGGACAATGGCCCGTGCAACCCCCACGGCGAACCCGAGCCACGAGTACGACGGCATCGACTGTGGCCACGATCACGAGACCGATCGGGAAACGGAACTCATGACGTGGCTCAGCCACGTCGTCCACGTCGCGTGGTGGGCCACCGCGCTCGTGGCGCTCGTCGCCGGAACCGTCTACCTCCTGCGGGGTGCGCCCGACGTGGCGATGGCCGTTGCACCCACCTTCGAGGGGGTCTTCACAGTTGCCGGGATCGTCGGGTCGGTGCTCTCGGTCTATCTCTACGTGGTCGGCCGGCACTACATCGGCGAGGGTGGGGTCGGCCACGTTCGAGAGTCGTTCAGGAGCACTTACGACACCTTCCAGCACGCGGCCATGGAGACGAGTTTCGTCACGGTCTGGGTGATCGCGGGCTACTTGCTCTACGAGTACGTCGTCCTGTTCGGCAACGTCGACGTCGCGGCGCTCGCCGCGGCGGCGGGACTGCTCGCGCCGGTCGGCGGCGCTCTTCTCGGGTTGATCCCGGGCTGTGGCCCCCAGATCGTCCTCGCGGGCGTCTACGCCGAGGGTGCGATCCCCTTCTCGGCGCTCACGGCAAACGCGATCAGTCAGGACGGCGACGCGCTGTTTCCCCTGATCGCGATGGACAAGACCGCGGCGATCGTCGCCTCGATCTACACCACGATCCCAGCGCTCGTAGTCGGGATCGCCATTCACGCGGTCTTCGGGCCGATGTTCGTCTTCGGCGTTCTCTGATACCATCCAACACGATCGGGGCGCATCGACTGCCTCGACCCTCGACTGCCGACGGGCGACAACTGTATCTCCGACGGCGCACCAGATACCGGGTATGAGTACCGTCATCGAGTTCACCGTTCCCGCCGAGGACTGCGCGCTCGGGCGGGCGCTGGGCGATGATCCGTCGGCCAGCCTCGAACTCGACCGCATCGTCCCGACCGACGACACCGTCATGCCCTTCTTCTGGGTGTGGAACCGCGATCCCGAGGCGTTTCTCGCCACCGCGAGCGACGAACCCGCCATCGAGGCGGTCTCCGTCGTCGAGCAGGTCGACGGGGGCGCGCTCCTCTCGGCGCACTGGAACCGCGAGGAGGCCGGAACGCTGTTCGCGATCGCCCGCAGTGAGGGGGCGTTGCTCGACGCTCGCGTGACGAACAGGACGTGGCGCTTCGAGGTCCGCTTCGCCGACGCGGCGGCGACCGCGGCGTTCCGGCAGTTCTGTGCGGACCGGGACGTTTCCCTCTCGATCGAGCGCGTCGCGACCGCCTCGCCGAGGGACGACGACTACGGGCTCACGGCCGAACAGCGAGAAGCGCTCGCGACCGCCTACGAGCGGGGCTACTTCGCCGAGCCGCGCGGTGCGACCCTCGAGGACATCGCCGACGCCATCGGCATCTCGCCGCGGGCCGTCGCGGGGCGACTCAGGCGCGGACAGGCGACGTTACTCGAACACACGGGGCTGCTCACCCCGTCGGAAGGGTAATAAACCGCTTCAGTACTGAACACACAGACAAAAGCTCGCTGGTCGCGTCCACCCGAACGCAGTCACACGAGCCACGTGCCGTTGGACCGCGGCGCGTCGCCCGCACGCTGCCGTCTATGGCCCAGTCCGTGTCAGAGGCGCTCCCATTCCGGGCCCATCCACCTTCTATTCGATCCGTTCGCGAGCCGCCGCGATCACGAGGGGGAGCGTGATCGTCGCGTCCGCGTACACTGAGGCGTTCTCGCCGGCCTTCTCGATCTTGCCCCACGAGCGCGCCTCGTCCAGCGTCGCCCCCGAGAGCCCGCCCGTCTGCGGGGAGTCCATCGTGAGCTGGACCGCGTAATCGTAGGCAGTCGGCGTCACGAGCATGGTCTGAAGGACGTAGTTCTTCGGGACGCCCCCGCCGACGACGAACGCGCCCGCCCGCTCGGAGTGATAAGCGAGGTCGTTCAGGTGGGTCATGTCCGCGAGGGCGTCGAGCGAGAACTCCGAGGTCTGGGAGTACATCCACGCCTGCAGGCCGAGCACCGAGTCCTGGATCGCCGGACAGTAGATCGGAACGTCCGCCTCGTAGGCGGCGGCGGCGATCCCCGCGTCCTCCTCGATCCCTTCCCGTTCGTTCACCGCCGCGTTCGCCCGCCCGAGTTCGGCGGTGAGCT from Halalkalicoccus subterraneus encodes the following:
- a CDS encoding aldo/keto reductase, encoding MVENESDTFDIGGELTVHRLGFGGMRITGEEIIGPPEDEEEAKEVLERAREIGVDFVDTADSYGPCVSERLIGETFGPDYEDVVVATKGGLWRTLDGSWPPCGDPEYLQDALMGSLDRLGVDSIDLYQFHRPDPDTPFEDSVQQMAEFKDEGYVDHVGVSNVSVEQLETARDIVEVATVQNEFNVGDRSDEDVLEACEDADIGFIPWSPIGSGDDDLGGKADAVSEIAEAHDASDSQIALAWLLQRSPVTLPIPGTSSVEHVEENVAASGIELSDEEMARLE
- a CDS encoding DUF6149 family protein; the protein is MKIRQNPRHWAAKKALSTPGIREVTNYGLVKMHTRIFLGKADESRQEERRAHLDAFFDATMDTYLRALEEDFDEAGAREITHVQANFDFYNHGWTEMMEVPVDELEDHYERYANFFERYDITIDDPLGTFRPADGIAEAPATLEKLDAPEHPHAEGGFADDLYVEDERGEVGVGGGEEPEDVDVSSAPGVREEGDA
- a CDS encoding Gfo/Idh/MocA family protein, producing the protein MEFGVLSTAGIARKAFLPAVEASDHAVGAIASRDGERARSVAEEYAIPRHYGSYEALLEDEGIDAVYVPLPNGLHAEWTRAAADAGLDVLCEKPLAADAAEARAVVEHCRDRDVTLMEGFMYRYHPRTERAVELAREELEGVHSMSATFKFPLDDPGDVRLSPELAGGSLMDVGCYPVSVARLFLGEPERAFASAHDSRNAGVDTDLAGVLEFGDGASARIASGFDSQLVQRYRVEGENGWIEVEDAFDAPTEKETKLTYRVDGREGTETFDPVDQFRLEVEQFASAAESGDPPRTGGEEAVANMEAIDALAESAERGEVLTLD
- a CDS encoding DUF7124 domain-containing protein, giving the protein MDGSGDMTLAFDLAALQELAEPDRVFTDARQWTEYVGVVSEKPTYVVTNFTRKHRIRQDFFSGPRGREESLESV
- a CDS encoding homoserine kinase yields the protein MVTVRAPATSANLGSGFDVFGAALSKPADVVRVEPADETTIEMRGAGSEFIPEDPEKNVAGAVAEAMDGPAKIRIDKGVRPSSGLGSSAASAAAVAVGINEAYDLGHSREELVPYAAEGEALVSGEAHADNVAPAIMGGFTIATPDGVTQVDASIPLVVCLPEIVISTRDARRVVPRSAQVSQVVECVGRAATLVAGMFRDDPELVGRGMEDGIVTPARAELIDGYADVRETALEAGATGVTVSGAGPAIVAACGENRRKPIASAMLDRFDEEGIEARAYQTEVGRGAELF
- a CDS encoding NAD(P)/FAD-dependent oxidoreductase; amino-acid sequence: MTQSYVIIGDGISGSSAAETLREKDPDADITVVTDEGEPLYNRILIKEFAKGKLPEAPISIHDEDWYEERDITLSLDTHVTHIDPEAHVVHTHEGDDLAYDKLLIATGGTPTQLPVENSDADGVHHFWTFQDARKIEEDASEAEKGVAVGAGLLGIDLAAICGAQGVDGKYLMRGNRWWRYALSLDGAEIIHDGLREKGVEPVFDSGVDHFETDDSGHVTAAIDPNGERFEADFVGIAIGLDFNTEYLRGSGIEQDEGVVVDEYMQTDVDDIYAAGDLTRFYDTILGEYAQNGSWGSAKEQGKIAGVNMTADEESEAFRWVSSYSITHFDFPFLSFGHPTLGDQHVERKYSDTEWRRIAIKDGKVVGGVLIGDLAPQTRLKKLMREEIDVSGQTDVLLEEELDLDQLAVSQ
- a CDS encoding helix-turn-helix domain-containing protein; the protein is MSTVIEFTVPAEDCALGRALGDDPSASLELDRIVPTDDTVMPFFWVWNRDPEAFLATASDEPAIEAVSVVEQVDGGALLSAHWNREEAGTLFAIARSEGALLDARVTNRTWRFEVRFADAAATAAFRQFCADRDVSLSIERVATASPRDDDYGLTAEQREALATAYERGYFAEPRGATLEDIADAIGISPRAVAGRLRRGQATLLEHTGLLTPSEG
- a CDS encoding putative manganese transporter; its protein translation is MSELLEILVGSVRDGFVQVSAFVAITVVVFSYVQYRTGGRLVERLERNERAQPLIGALFGLTPGCGGAIVMMPLYVRGSVSFGTVVATLIATAGDSAFVILVLAPEAALYAYGISFLTAVVSGYAIDRFGLGVARVDRAVARLRPAATDGGTMARATPTANPSHEYDGIDCGHDHETDRETELMTWLSHVVHVAWWATALVALVAGTVYLLRGAPDVAMAVAPTFEGVFTVAGIVGSVLSVYLYVVGRHYIGEGGVGHVRESFRSTYDTFQHAAMETSFVTVWVIAGYLLYEYVVLFGNVDVAALAAAAGLLAPVGGALLGLIPGCGPQIVLAGVYAEGAIPFSALTANAISQDGDALFPLIAMDKTAAIVASIYTTIPALVVGIAIHAVFGPMFVFGVL